The Candidatus Desulfofervidus auxilii DNA segment AGAAACTCCCACCAGGCCAGTTGGGGGACAGTAGATGGTTTTTAAGAGATGCTTTGAAAATAAAAGTTTTTAAATAAAAGGGTTTTTGTCATTCATCCCACGACTGAAGTAATGGGCTTTCTGGTGGAAGCTTTGGTAAATAGAGTGGGTTAGATAAAAAGTCACCATTTATTAGAGAGATGTTTCCAACCACTCAACGCTAACAATCTTTTCAATTTGTTTAAAGTCAGGGTCTCCAGTAATGATGGTTGCCTTTTCCTTAATCGCAGTAGCAACCGCAAAACAGTCCGCGTATGACATGGGATATCGAGCCTTGATTTTTGCTGCGTGGATTACGTCTTGCAGGGTGTTTTTAACATTAGTTATGGGCAAGGCAGGCAAGATGACGGTTAAAAGGTATTCACCTTTTTCTAAACCTCACTTTTTGCAAGGATATAAAATGTTTCACCAATGTTAATATCATTCATTAATAGAAGGGTTTTTATCTGATGAAAGAAGATTTTTCACTTTCTCCTAACCATCTTCCTGGCATAAATATGCCAGAAGGGGGAAAGAATCAAGCAATATTTTTTCTTCACGCCTTTTATCCTCATTTCGTTCTCTCAGTAATGCTCTTGTTAGTGAAGTCCCCTCTTTGAAAATACCGCAGAAATACTCAACAGGGTCCTCTGGAAGTGGTTCTATTACAATATGGCCTTTTACCACCTTTAAAAGTAACTTCTGTTTTGGCTTTATGCCAAGGGCATCTCTTACCTCTTTTGGTATTACTAACTGTCCTTTTGATGATAGAGTAGATATTGGCATTTCTTACCTCTATTTATTAGTCTTACCTTATTATTAAGTACAACTATTTTGCACTATTTGTCAAACTTTCAAATCTTTTATTTACTCCCAGTTTCCATAAAATACATAGACAGTTACAGTTATTACAGTATCACCTTTTTTACTAAGGAAAATGTGACAAATAAGAAGAAATAATTGCCCCCTCCCTATCTCTTCCACTTACGCAAAAGGGGAAGTTTTTCCCAAACCACAGCCATGTTGACCTATCTTTTTCCCTAGCTATTTTTATCTTATATTTTTTGATTCTTCATAGCTGATACAGCCATAATTTTCTTGACAAAGAAAATATTATATAGTATTCGAAAACTAAGATTCGGAAAATTCATTTTTTACAAAGTTCAAATAGTGTTAGGAATCATATTGGATGTAGCAATTGGACTTATTTTTACTTATGTGCTTTTGAGCCTCATTTGTTCTGGCATAGTAGAATTTTTATCGGCTATTTTTAAATTCAGAGCGAAAAATCTTCAAAAAGTAATTGAAAATATTCTGGGAAGTCATGCGAAAGAATTCTGGAAACAACCTCTCATTAAGTCATCAAGCCATCCTTCAAAAAAACCATCTTATATTCCTGTAGAAAACTTTGTAGAAACAATAGAAAATATGATTTTGTCTGGCTTCTTTGATAAAAATGATAAGACTAATTTCAAAGAAGTTTTGAAGAAGTTAATTGAGGGAAATGGGAAACATATGTGTATCTCTCCGAAAACAGAAAGCAGCGGATTTGAAAATACCATTGCTTACTTCCTCTATAAGTCCTCCAGTGTCGAAGAATTTCGCCGTGACCTGGGTAAGTGGTATGAAAATGTCAGATACAGAGCTCAAGGTTGGTACAAACGAAGGATACTAAAATGGCTTTTTGCTTTCGGATTTATTTTGGCTCTTTTAGGAAATGTAGATACTATGCAGATAACGGAAACTTTATATGTTAATTCTATCTTACGGGATTCTATCGTTAAGCAAGCTACGGAATT contains these protein-coding regions:
- a CDS encoding PIN domain-containing protein, whose translation is MPALPITNVKNTLQDVIHAAKIKARYPMSYADCFAVATAIKEKATIITGDPDFKQIEKIVSVEWLETSL
- a CDS encoding AbrB/MazE/SpoVT family DNA-binding domain-containing protein, with amino-acid sequence MPISTLSSKGQLVIPKEVRDALGIKPKQKLLLKVVKGHIVIEPLPEDPVEYFCGIFKEGTSLTRALLRERNEDKRREEKILLDSFPLLAYLCQEDG